One Mycobacterium kubicae genomic window carries:
- the pglX gene encoding BREX-2 system adenine-specific DNA-methyltransferase PglX produces the protein MIDSSALLADLRGQLKLLQADLKQRAGDPSNSWGARLKDEYAEAFRRERTGWSWVDWRDNEVDQAAVAWIVSTTFLRFCEDNDLLAGAKVDGLPTAVGWIAGPGDRVQRAEENLTAYFRDNPTHNRRHWLQQGFGVLAAQPAGEALVDPKHNPVWRAEISPESATTLIAFWRRTNPGGTLIHDFTDPNLETRFLGDLYQDLSEHAKKTYALLQTPVFVEEFILDQTLTPAVAEFGLDGLKLIDPACGSGHFLLGAFERLNRAWLEAAPGLDAKERVRRVMASIHGVDINPFAVAIARFRLTVAGLKATGERSLVGVSAMGFRLAIGDSLLGVRGGLDQTFDFDDEGAAGFNYDTEDLNEYFGILQPGQYHVVVGNPPYITPKDKALRALYRIAYVSATGKYALSAPFMELLFRLAIRGERGQGAGYVGQITSNSFMKREFGKKLIEYLFAGHDIGNPIDLTAVIDSSGAWMPGHNFDGTPTVILFGRRRRPVSEFVRAVLGKRDDAGKLADPAMGPVWTELSGRIDEPGFDGNFISVADLDRSILTRHPWSLSGGGAGELKELVEAAANKTVDTVAAHLGITAVTGEDGLYLLGTSGAPERLGVTRWRPLIEGDTIRDFCIAANESAIWPYDDQLEVIQLADLDLGSRKLFRAFRSAIDRRRRFGTPMVDRGLTWWEWQELYRDKLQTPLSIAFAEVATHNHFVLDRLGEVFKQTAPVIKLAEGATEDEYLELLGVLNSSTVCFWLKQVAQKKGGDADTPWLRTYAFNSTNVGRVPQPSTLPLCRPRTLDTLARQLICRHCLSIGR, from the coding sequence GTGATCGACTCGTCCGCTTTGCTCGCCGACCTCAGGGGTCAGCTGAAGCTTCTCCAAGCTGACTTGAAGCAGCGCGCAGGGGACCCGTCGAATTCTTGGGGCGCGCGGTTGAAGGACGAGTACGCCGAAGCGTTCCGCCGCGAGCGGACGGGTTGGTCCTGGGTGGATTGGCGTGACAACGAGGTCGACCAGGCTGCGGTTGCGTGGATCGTGTCGACGACGTTCCTGCGTTTCTGTGAGGACAACGACCTGCTCGCCGGCGCGAAGGTCGACGGACTGCCGACCGCTGTTGGCTGGATCGCTGGCCCCGGCGATCGCGTGCAGCGTGCTGAGGAGAACCTCACCGCATACTTTCGGGACAACCCGACCCACAACCGCCGTCATTGGCTTCAACAGGGATTCGGTGTCCTCGCTGCGCAGCCCGCTGGAGAGGCATTGGTCGACCCCAAGCACAATCCGGTGTGGAGGGCAGAGATCAGCCCGGAGTCCGCGACGACGCTGATTGCATTCTGGCGCCGCACGAATCCCGGCGGCACCCTCATTCACGACTTCACCGATCCGAACCTCGAGACCCGGTTCCTGGGCGATCTCTACCAAGACCTCTCGGAACACGCCAAGAAGACGTATGCGCTGTTGCAGACGCCGGTGTTCGTAGAGGAGTTCATCCTTGACCAGACACTGACCCCGGCTGTCGCGGAGTTCGGCCTCGACGGGCTAAAGCTGATCGACCCTGCTTGTGGCTCAGGCCATTTCCTGCTTGGCGCGTTCGAGCGACTCAATCGAGCGTGGCTCGAAGCTGCTCCTGGGCTCGACGCTAAGGAGCGTGTGCGTCGCGTGATGGCGTCGATTCACGGCGTGGACATCAACCCGTTCGCGGTGGCGATCGCACGATTTCGCCTTACCGTCGCCGGTTTGAAGGCGACCGGGGAGCGCTCGCTCGTCGGGGTTTCTGCGATGGGGTTTCGTCTCGCCATCGGCGATTCGCTTCTTGGTGTCCGGGGCGGCCTCGACCAGACCTTCGACTTCGACGACGAAGGCGCCGCTGGGTTCAACTACGACACCGAGGACCTCAACGAATATTTCGGCATCCTGCAGCCAGGCCAGTATCACGTCGTCGTCGGTAACCCGCCCTACATCACGCCGAAGGACAAAGCCCTTCGCGCGCTTTACAGGATCGCGTACGTATCCGCTACCGGTAAGTACGCGCTGTCCGCACCATTCATGGAACTCCTGTTCCGGCTCGCGATTCGAGGTGAACGAGGACAAGGTGCCGGGTACGTCGGACAAATCACCTCAAACTCATTCATGAAACGTGAGTTCGGTAAGAAGCTCATCGAGTACCTCTTCGCCGGCCATGACATCGGAAACCCGATTGACCTCACCGCCGTCATCGATAGTTCGGGTGCCTGGATGCCGGGACACAACTTTGACGGCACTCCGACGGTCATCCTCTTCGGCCGTCGTCGCAGGCCGGTTTCTGAATTCGTACGAGCAGTCCTTGGGAAACGGGACGATGCGGGGAAGCTCGCTGACCCGGCAATGGGCCCGGTATGGACCGAGCTCAGCGGCCGCATTGACGAACCGGGATTCGACGGAAACTTCATAAGCGTTGCCGACCTTGACCGTTCAATTTTGACGCGCCACCCGTGGTCGCTGAGCGGTGGCGGTGCCGGGGAGCTAAAGGAATTGGTCGAAGCCGCCGCCAACAAGACCGTGGATACGGTGGCTGCACACCTGGGGATCACCGCGGTCACCGGTGAGGACGGGTTGTATTTGTTGGGGACGAGCGGTGCGCCCGAGAGATTGGGCGTGACTCGATGGCGTCCGCTCATCGAGGGAGACACTATTCGAGACTTTTGCATCGCGGCGAACGAGAGTGCGATCTGGCCGTATGACGACCAGCTTGAAGTGATCCAACTCGCCGATCTCGATCTCGGTAGTCGCAAGCTGTTCCGAGCATTCCGATCGGCGATCGACCGCCGTCGCCGCTTCGGGACGCCGATGGTCGACCGAGGTCTGACGTGGTGGGAATGGCAGGAACTGTATCGAGATAAGCTCCAAACGCCACTCTCCATCGCATTCGCCGAAGTTGCTACGCACAACCATTTCGTGCTGGATCGGCTGGGAGAGGTGTTCAAGCAAACCGCTCCTGTCATTAAGCTCGCTGAGGGGGCAACCGAGGACGAGTACTTGGAGCTACTGGGGGTGCTGAATTCCTCCACAGTATGCTTCTGGCTGAAGCAGGTTGCTCAGAAAAAGGGCGGTGACGCCGACACCCCTTGGCTCCGGACCTACGCGTTCAACAGTACGAATGTCGGACGCGTTCCGCAGCCCTCGACGCTACCGCTATGCCGCCCCCGCACTCTCGACACGCTGGCTCGACAACTGATATGTAGGCACTGTTTGTCAATAGGCAGGTGA